DNA from Musa acuminata AAA Group cultivar baxijiao chromosome BXJ1-5, Cavendish_Baxijiao_AAA, whole genome shotgun sequence:
ccattaacttaatctgggggcaattgggctcttgatagacccaaattgggccgaatggatcaatccattcggacacagatttcttggccgacggtggcaccacttgggtcggcggtggcaccgcccaggagcttagtctcctaggaaatctgggcagtgcaaccgctcaggTCAagtgatggcaccgcttgggctcaatctccgagcgagattgggcggtggaaccgccccagtcaggtggcggcaccgccaaagctcgatctccgagctctgtcaagcggttgtaccgccctattctggcggtagtatcgccaggaccccggaaatccgggaggtgacatttttgagcttcaaatttaaaccagtttggggcctatatataccccaccctttcctgcatgaaagggcaccgaaaatccaatcttactctgtgatttttagagctcaaaagtgttgtaaaggctagaagttctcctccctcttttctttcaatttttgatctttcaagagaggagagaaaattctgtaagggatgtctcctaagcccgtcaaaaggagtgaaactgtaagagggtggttggcctttgcctattgaaggaaggcctctagtggacatcgacgacctcatcggaggaggaagccaaaagtggatgtaggtcaagattgaccgaaccactctaaatatcggtttgcatttactttttgttttctatcttaactgcaaactgccttcatatctttacttaactgcacttcgcctaatctaagttaaagcaacttccgaatcggctttcataccgaaatcgcttttatcgtatgaacgtcgtatttcggtttacaattacattatgttctctatcttaactgcaaactacctctatatctttactttaactgcatctcacttgatcacaagttaaagtgatttccgaatcggctttcttaccgaaatagtttttatcgtacgaacgtcgttttaaatcgtcgaaagttttctgctgcactaattcacccccccctcttagtgctcttgttcCTAACACTAACACGTTCACTTCGACCTATTGTCTGATTCCTtcaactttaatcaatttgtctctcctcgATCGAAGCTAgttctacgttactcaaaacataaattagatcacaaacttattaattgatttcattattaaaatccgagattcaacagaaaattAGTTGcttatttgctttttttttttttctccctttctctctctctctctctctctctctctttctaaccTTAGTCATAATATTTTTCTACTGCATtacagtgttttttttttaaacaatatAACATAGTAGAAAAACACTATAGTTGAGGTTCCTTTTCTAAGTTTGGTTCctataaatcataatttttttaatattttttctattacataAGCAAAGtttataagtattttttaaatatgtTTTCAATCAATTTTCTCTATTACAGTGTGTTATAATAGAGTTACAGTATTTCTGAAAATATGCCAAAAACACTATAACCATATTGAAAAGCATTGTAAATCATATAgaagtcaaattattttaaatttttttttaaatggagaactatttttaaaatattctctatttaaagaaaataaatattaaataatttgatttctatatgagttatagtgtttttgataCATTTTCAAAAAACACAGTAACTCCATTACAAAACAGGAAATAATAGACTAAAAAATTCTTATGAATCTTGTTTCTGtatctttataaaaaaatagaaaaatgctTGTGATAGTGTTTTTGTGTAGTATTTTTGTATCAAGTTAAATGTTTCAACAATACCAAGAAGACACTGTGACGCACTAGAAAAACACTGTAACTGTGCTTTGGAAAGGGAGGGAAAATTTGATAGGTGGTTTGTTTTCAAATCAAAGGATCAAAGGTATATTCAAAATTGGATAAAGAAAATAGCGTTGTTAGAGAAATCTAAAAAAGGgcgtctttaaaaaaaaaaattaaaagaagagtttttcttcaaaaaaaaattgacaatatataaacataaaatattttaaaatattaaatttctataaaataaattaaaattttgaaaaatcagcaatattctaaaatttattttaaacaaaatattttctaattgtataattttagtaaaaacAGAAATGTTTTAAaacatttataaataaaaatatggacTTGGATGATACTCTTTTATGTCTCcctaaatatatttataattttcaaaataattttaaatttatttattatatttttatattataaatttagtTCCATTTACTTCTTGGATCGGTTCTTATTGAACTGAACCAAACTATTGTAAAGGGCGGGAAGAAAAGAGACAGAGAAGGGTGCGCACATTTGATACTTCATAAAAAATGAatgctcataaaaaaaaaattaaaaatatgagttttaaaaaaaaataaaatcaaagatATATTCTGAAAACTCGCCTAAAAATGTAATGACCATTATCTATTTATTGTGTTAAAGACCTGCATATAAACAGTATTTGAAATCTTTAGTATTTTAAGGACATTTTCACTCCCTCTTAGTTGATAAGATTACATGTATTTATTTGATCCTTGAGTTCGATAATTATAGTTGGGTTTATATAGTCTTAACCCAAAGATTTATGATTTCTAAGGGTAAGAGGGATTAATTATGGGAGGGATTGAGATGGTTGGAAGTTTGTCTAGAGTTTTAATGTTCTCCCTCCTTAGAGTTAAAGATCATTTTACGAGGACTCCAATAGTAAAGATTGTGGCTCTCAAATGTTATTTATTATTATGTCgatcaatattatatttataattgtgGGATGGATTCAACTGATTCTCTTTTCTTGTAGTTTTGATAAATTTTATTGGGATTTGTACCAATCAAAATCGAGTTTTAATTTCTCTTATATATAATGAGTTACCTAATGATAACTAGTTAAGGAAAGGGAAAAACGAATAACTTCTCTTTGATTTATTTGAAGGAACAGAAATGATTTTAAGTTTAGCAACCGTCAATCTCACCTATTTCCATTTAGTTTTTGATCTTATATTTTCTCAAATACAATAATTGCCGATTCCAACTACCTGAGGACATTTTCCCTTTAAACCCTACACCTCTTCAACACAAATACGAGCCTAATTCTTCAACGGCTCTAAGTATAGAACTTGGTCTCCAAAGTAGGTTACTCTGCTAATGGGGATAGCATCAGCGTGGCTGTTCTAGATTGTACCCAGTAGCCTTCAACTTCCAATCAAGCTAAGTGGATTCACAATTTCATACCTCTTTGACAGTTTTTTGTTTGGATGAAAATGCAGGAACTGATTTTTGATTTGGGGATGGGAATGACACTGTTGTCATCGAAGGAAGCAAGACACATCAAGCCTTATCCCCTCTCCAAGCCGAGTGCTGAGCTATCTGGGGTGCTCTTTTTAAAGCCTTCGACTGGGCCATTGCAATATCTTTGTCAATTTTGATTCTTTAGAAGTTGTGATGATTTGCAATAGATCTAAGCCTCCCATTGCAAAGATGAATGTTGTACTTTTTGAAtatgttaacatgatggataattTTATAGCTCATACCCTTGCTAATCAACCAAGATTTTTCTCTGTTCCTCTTTAGCATCAATCTTGGGATTGACGGTGTCCCGATTATTTAattgaattttaatttttttttttaaattaatcgtTATCATAATATCGATATATATCCTCGTGACCATCTCTATATTATATTGTTATGCATAACCTCGAAGTGATCTCAtaacctcgaagtgatcattatcataatcttGGGATATAATATCGATATATATCCTCGTTACTTTAGTTGGAGATAGAAGTGATCTCACACGAATGTAATCAAAAGATGATTAGAAGAAGAGGATAATTATATGATGatcgaaaaatattattttatcaacTTCTTGTTATCTTttttgcttgtataattgatagaagataatatttctccaactatgaggaaatctctctattctgttgaaaaaaatcctctattctgttgagggaaatcctttcttctaatctatataaataaatttcttcaataaaacttctttacttcttcaataaagctttttcagtaattgtttttatcttctattattttcatcatggtatcagagcatcatggtatcagagcagtgagaaaagcgaagtttcgtgtcttcggccagcgaccaacgccacgcaatcctcatcttcctcaccacggTAGCCTACGAAGGGAACACCTGTGCCCTcatagcaacagcaatcgcaacaaTAGCAGTGATTTGCTCTTGCTTTACTCACGAAGTCTCTTGCTTGTAaagcattctttgcatcgatccaagatttgtATCCTTATCAAGAGCACCAAGAGTACCATCTTGCGGGAGCATGActtggacttaaggagaacgaaggaaatgcttgtgccctcacagcaacagcaatcgcaacaaTAGCAGTGATTTGcttttgccctactcacgaagtctctttgcattgatccaagattggtatccttattaGGAGCACTTGGAGCACCATCTAGCGGGGCATGATAGAAAATCAGATTTCCctattctattgagggaaatcctttctcctaatctgtataaataggagagcaacatgttaatgcattgaagcatttttcatttcttcaataaaacttctttagtaattattatcttctattatttttatcaaataatGACGTGTACGAGTGTAGAACTTACTTATTGTTCTATCTCATTCCCCAAAAAATCTATCTCATCTAATTTTATCGGATATTTTATCCTCCTTAATCTCATCGTAATACACTCATTCTTAAGAAAGGAGTGGATTAGATTAGTTATTTTTAAAAGAGTGGATTAGAAGGTTAACATGGAATTACTTAAGTGGATTACAGAGTTAGCATTGAATGAGCATGATTACTTCAAAATAGAGGCTTACTTACTAGGATTGTAGGCTATTATGGATTAATTTTGATCTAAGTTTCAAAATtagaatttaatttttaaatattttttaattaaaaataattagttaAGAACCTAAACCTAACTAAGCTGGTTCCAACTCGAATcactaatttttaattaaaaataatttagatcataaaaaaaaattttaaaaatatttttaagatttaaaaAATGGATATATAATGAGTGTaatgaaaaaaaattgataaaaagataaaatGTAGAATTTTTAATAGTTTTCGGTGTCGAATGTTTGGATCATTCCTTTAATTAACATCAAATAAGTAGTCGTTATCTTTATAAACGATCTCTtagttccattttttttatctttttccggTCATACTCGAACAAGTTTCATTCCGGTTATGTTCACCAATGATGAAGACTTACTCAATTACTATTGTTGACACCTCTGTTACTAGTATTTGATTGAAATCATCATTGAAATTGAAAAGATGATTGTATATTATGTCCACTATTCAAGAATTGAAAACTCTATGATGTAATGTTGTTATCAAACTCAAAAGATGTTGTTAGATAAATTTCAATATTAGAATTTAAGCTTAATAATCCCCTTGATTTGTTTTATcactataataataatttctCTCTCTTACAAATTCTAGTAGATGCTAGTTTATTGACTACTGTAGTTTGTACTATAATGGTCATATAAGTTAATGACAATTTATTTTATTTCTCTAATTTTATAACCAATATCAACTTCTATTTTTAAACTTTCATAATAAATGCTTAAATAATCACTTAAACTATCTATTCTAGTATAAAAACACAAGCAACAAGATAAATCAGTGgaatatcaaaaataataatttgtccattttgatttcattatcatgagattcatatttaaatcttgatcacattgatattcttctaaagcatcaataatattaatataaataataataaacactAGATAAAATATAGGtagcatcataaaaaaaaaaaatagatttataaaaattattttgagctTTTGATGACCGTCATACTATTTATGTTGATATTGAAAGTAATAATTGGCAAATGCATTCCTACATGAGTATCACTTGTTATTGTTTTTAGACCTTATATGGTATACTattgataatatttatagaatactgtcgataatatttatagaataataaaaactattttagaAGAGTACTAtttggtttttaatttttaattaattttgataatgcatcaaaaaataccacttctaatcttaaattataaaaaGTGTGTCAATCAGAGTTTTGGTAGTATATTTTTCATATTAggtgtttttatcatattttaaatttatatgtacaaaattatttatgcgctcttaaattttttttttcaaattaagcAAGTAATTTCATTCTTATGAAGTCATCCAGAAATAATGAAAGAGTCAGTtggattttataaattaaatggattattgaattgcttaatgAATCTTTTGAGTATAAAGAATTATTGTACACTTTTATTGTAAATCATGTTAGATAGGTTAATTTATATCCATAATATTAGAATGtttgttgaaaaaaataaaaaaatttaaaaagattaTGCACAACATTAGTAAGAGCAGTTTAAGAAACATGATGGGCAATATGATTTAAAGTGTTTTGTTAATAATcaataaaattgatttttttcatcaaaactaaaaGGTAAGTTTTTGACGAAAATAAATCTAGCTAATTCTTCATTTTGTttcaatgaaaaaataaaatgtaGGATTAATGGGATACTTGAAAATGTATATTTGACTTCTTTTTCCATACTAGTTTATTTCGGTATTTTCTTCTCAATATGCTTATAAAAGATTTTATATCCTTCTCCTTCTTCGAATTTGAAAATTTAACTACAGTAATTATAGATGACATGAAAGGAGTCATCATTATTTTAAACCTTCTTAAAATACAGCTTCAAGATGTTTGACATCATTTTGACTATCATATTGAATTGCTATATAGCTCTACGATGATGTATATTGGCAACagacttttaaaatttttcttaGTGAAGTAGTGGCTCTTATGATCGAaataagggagagagagagagctttagaGAATGTTTAGTGAGCGTAAAAGAGTGTCAGAGAGCATACGAGAGCTTAACAGTATATTATCAATATTTAATCAAATGTGTGAGGAAGATTAAGAGATTTGGGAgagtatttatatattttttggaagaTTTTTCTTCTCTAAAATACCATCAAAACTAGTTATTATTTAGTTATTGAAACGaacaaatttattatttttatttttttaattataaaattatcaaatgatCTTAAAAAATAGTCGTTATACCACCCCTTCAAAGATTGACCGCTCGACCGTTAGGGCTCAAACAGTCGGCCAATAGTCTATCAAACTTGTTTtattagaatttttatttttttaaatcatgatattgaatCGAAATCGAAAATCGTTGATTTCCATTTCTCAATTCCAGAAATCGAAATCGTACTATCAGATCGATTTCGATtcgattttaaattgacaaattgTCAGACCGGTTCGAAACCGGTTCCAGCCCAAGTTGTTGGCTAACTGCCCAACATAACCAGCGCGGCCCTACGCGTGTGGCGATCCCCGACACAAGATAAGTATGCGCTGCGGTCGAGACCGTTCGATGTGATTGAGAGTCGTTACCTTAGATCAGGATGGTTCGTTTCTAATGGAGACGTCTATTACGGGTGACGATCTTCGCGTAACGTGGCCTAGCCGTGTGGGGCCCGCGTCCAGTAGCACGGTCGACTCCAACGCTACACTTATTTATAACCATCATGAGaagaacaataacaacaaaaggAAGATTTCGTGGTTGCGCTTCGACGACGAGAGTTCCTCTTCCATGGCGGTGCAAGCTTACTAGGGCTTGAATTGTATTCGCTTTCTTTGCCTCCATTCTCTCGCCCCACCTTCCGCCCTCTATTTTGATCGAATTCGTAGGCTCTCTCATGCTTTTTGGATTGATTGGGGGATTCGACGGTGTGACGATGCCCACCGCCGACTTCCAGGGCTCATCGGTCCCGTTCGCGTTCTCTGCCCTCTCGATCCTGAGCTTCCGGTACGATCACCCCGTCAACCCACCCGTGGATACCCACCAGTGCAACCACGATGCCTGCGGAGAGCAGCGGGAGCTCGTCGCCTTCCAGCGGCAGGTCGCCGACCTCTTCCACGACCTCGCCGCCGGGGATGACGAGATCCTTTCCGTCGCCTGGATGCGGCGGCTTCTCGACACCTTCCTCGTGTGCCAGGAGGAGTTCCGGGTGGTCCTCTTCGGCCACCACCGATCTCCGGTTCCCGTCGACCGTCTCGTATCGGACTTCTTCGATCGCGCCGTGAAGGCGCTCGACGTCTGCAACGCCGTGCGCGACGGCGTCGATCAGATGCGGCACTGGAGGAAGCACCTCGAGATCGTGCTGGTGGCCCTCGGCCCGCAGCAACAGCATCTCGGCGAGGGGCAGCTCCGCCGGGCCAAGAAGGCACTCGCCGAAGTTGCCATCCTCATGTTCGACGAGAAGGACGTTAGCTCGGTACCTTCCCACAACGGCGGATTGCCGTCTTCATCATCCAGTGGCGACCGCATCTCACATTTCCGCTCTCTCTCCTGTACCGTCTCCCGATCCTGGTCCGCGGCGCGGCTGCTGCAGGCCATCGGGAGCAACCTGATCGCACCTCGCAGAAATGAGGTCGTGGCGACGGCCGGTCTCGCTGTGCCTATGTACACGATGAGCTCGGTGCTCCTCTTTGTGATGTGGGCCCTCGTGGCGGCGATCCCCTGCCAAGATCGTGGTCCTCAGATAAACTTTTCCATCCCGCGGAGCT
Protein-coding regions in this window:
- the LOC135675052 gene encoding protein BYPASS1-LIKE-like, with amino-acid sequence MLFGLIGGFDGVTMPTADFQGSSVPFAFSALSILSFRYDHPVNPPVDTHQCNHDACGEQRELVAFQRQVADLFHDLAAGDDEILSVAWMRRLLDTFLVCQEEFRVVLFGHHRSPVPVDRLVSDFFDRAVKALDVCNAVRDGVDQMRHWRKHLEIVLVALGPQQQHLGEGQLRRAKKALAEVAILMFDEKDVSSVPSHNGGLPSSSSSGDRISHFRSLSCTVSRSWSAARLLQAIGSNLIAPRRNEVVATAGLAVPMYTMSSVLLFVMWALVAAIPCQDRGPQINFSIPRSFLWAAPIMSLHERILEESKKKDRKHSAGLLKEIEKIDKCVHHLRELIDAVQFPMTEEEEVEVMQGVQELAQVCEVLKEGLDPVERQVREVFVRIVRSRKEGLDGLLNGAE